A genomic stretch from Falco naumanni isolate bFalNau1 chromosome 4, bFalNau1.pat, whole genome shotgun sequence includes:
- the SNN gene encoding stannin, with translation MSMDHSPTTGVVTVIVILIAIAALGALILGCWCYLRLQRISQSEDEESIVGEGETKEPFLLVQYSAKGPCVERKAKLTPNGTEVHS, from the coding sequence ATGTCTATGGATCATAGCCCCACCACTGGAGTGGTgactgttattgttattttgatTGCTATAGCGGCTCTTGGTGCCTTGATACTGGGCTGCTGGTGTTACCTGCGTCTGCAGAGGATCAGCCAGTCTGAAGATGAGGAAAGCATTGTGGGTGAAGGGGAAACCAAAGAGCCCTTTCTTCTGGTGCAGTACTCTGCTAAAGGACCTTGTGTAGAGAGGAAAGCTAAGCTAACTCCAAATGGCACAGAAGTACATAGCTAA